Proteins from a single region of Hypomesus transpacificus isolate Combined female chromosome 9, fHypTra1, whole genome shotgun sequence:
- the ecm2 gene encoding extracellular matrix protein 2 isoform X1: protein MRQLCVIVSLWLLVLLSLAQSQDQDRLAGVTRGRRRRTGHGRPREGHPSQALTRTGSLPLNHGEEGGTSIFIESYRSVRDPQTNYNVIPGKQGQCVYQGITMFNKAVWSPKPCITCMCSGGEVVCDEVSCPTMHCHFPFIPTGECCPVCMDAAPDLPDFSGDSPVPNDPSDPSPDPAAPHTQAEINVILKREEEEHRAEEERLLKKDAERKRRRKKLKKEEAEKQRRLEEERRKEEDELRATLAKEEARRQAEEERRLEEEDRRLREEAEAAAKEKERQVEEERIRHKLNLMEKLRALEEEEEEEEEEVWLRGDVFQMPPKVAEESIQPIPAPPEEHHGDVEEEEEEGQEEEIETMSPRAGLPPGCDISDVIVTCENAKLTGFPPLSIPELKSLSLEGNAITSIPVGAFNGIPNLEWINLGKNKLTSAGIAPKVFQSLKHLSRLYLDGNLLQQVPSDLPSTLQELKINENKLREIEPNSFQDLSNLLTLEVEENVLSEGNVSPLAFAPLTQLSYLRMGRNHFRTIPQGLPPSLLELYLENNLIEEISDSVFNQTTNLNLISLGHNRLDESRIAPLAWINHKNLESIDLSHNRMYLVPSYLPRSLVHLVLVGNQIERIPGYVFAHMEPGIEYLYLSYNKLDGEGVEPESFFGAFGSMIELCLDHNQLTTVPTGINEMKSLHFLRLNSNNIRNFAEDAICDPLNEDDSHIVALRLENNYIDPRKVSPTAFSCVRSYSSVVLKPQKTK, encoded by the exons ATGCGGCAGCTGTGTGTTATCGTCAGCCTGTGGTTGCTGGTGTTGCTGAGCCTAGCCCAGAGCCAGGACCAGGACCGGCTGGCGGGGGTTacccgggggaggaggaggcggacagGGCACGGGAGACCCAGGGAAGGGCACCCCTCTCAAGCCCTGACCCGCACAGGCAGCCTCCCTCTCAACCACGGAGAAGAGGGTGGTACGTCTATCTTCATAGAGTCTTACAGAAGTGTTAGGGACCCACAGACCAACTACAATGTCATTCCAG GAAAGCAGGGTCAGTGTGTGTACCAGGGCATCACCATGTTCAACAAGGCTGTGTGGTCCCCCAAGCCCTGTATCACCTGTATGTGCAGCGGTGGGGAGGTGGTCTGCGATGAGGTCTCCtgtcccacaatgcactgccaCTTCCCTTTCATCCCCACTGGAGAGTGTTGCCCCGTCTGTATGGACGCAG CCCCTGATCTGCCTGACTTCTCTGGCGATTCCCCAGTGCCAAACGACCCCAGCGACCCCAGCCCGGACCCCGCGGCGCCCCACACCCAGGCCGAGATCAACGTCATCctcaagagagaggaggaggaacaccgGGCGGAAGAGGAGCGCCTGCTGAAGAAGGACGCCGAGCGCAAGAGGCGGAGGAAGAAGCTCAAGAAGGAAGAGGCGGAGAAACAGAGGCGGCTTGAAGAGGAGAGACGAAAGGAGGAAGATGAGCTGCGGGCGACGCTGGCGAAAGAGGAGGCGAGGaggcaggcggaggaggagaggaggctggaggaggaggaccggaGGCtgagggaagaggcagaggcCGCTgcgaaggagaaggagaggcaggtagaagaggagaggataagACATAAACTGAACCTGATGGAGAAGTTGAGAGCacttgaggaggaagaggaagaggaggaggaggaagtgtggCTGAGAGGAGATGTTTTCCAAATGCCTCCAAAGGTGGCAGAGGAGAGCATCCAACCaatccctgctccccctgagGAACATCATGGGGAtgttgaagaggaggaggaggagggccaagAAGAGGAGATAGAGACGATGTCACCAAGAGCCGGCCTTCCGCCCGGCTGTGACATTTCTGATGTCATCGTGACTTGTGAGAATGCCAAGCTGACCGGTTTCCCTCCTTTGTCCATCCCTGAGCTCAAATCACTCAGTCTGGAGG GTAACGCCATCACATCTATCCCTGTGGGGGCCTTTAATGGGATTCCTAACCTGGAGTGGATCAACCTTGGCAAGAATAAGCTGACATCTGCCGGCATTGCTCCAAAAGTATTTCAA AGCCTCAAACACTTGAGCCGCTTATACCTGGATGGAAACCTCCTGCAGCAGGTCCCTTCAGATCTGCCCTCCACACTGCAGGAGCTGAAGATCAACGAAAACAAGTTGAGAGAGATCGAACCAAATAGCTTTCAAG ATCTGAGCAACCTTTTAAcactggaggtggaggaaaatGTTCTCAGTGAGGGGAACGTGAGCCCCTTAGCCTTCGCCCCTCTTACACAGCTGTCCTACctgcggatgggaagaaaccaCTTCCGCACTATCCCACAAGGcctacccccctctctgctg GAACTTTATCTTGAAAACAACCTAATTGAAGAAATATCAGACTCTGTTTTCAACCAAACAACCAACCTCAATTTGATTTCCCTCGGACACAACAGACTTGATGAGTCCAGGATTGCACCGTTGGCTTGGATCAACCACAA GAACCTGGAATCAATTGACCTCTCCCATAACCGGATGTACCTGGTGCCTTCCTACCTGCCCAGATCCCTGGTCCACCTGGTGCTGGTGGGCAACCAGATTGAAAGGATCCCTGGCTACGTGTTTGCCCACATGGAACCTGGTATTGAGTACCTGTACTTATCGTACAACAAGCTGGACGGGGAGGGGGTTGAACCTGAGTCGTTCTTTGGTGCCTTTGGCTCTATGATCGAACTGTGTCTGGACCACAACCAGCTGACCACCGTTCCCACAGGGATCAATGAGATGAAGTCCCTCCACTTCCTCAGACTCAATAGCAACAACATCAG GAATTTTGCAGAGGATGCCATCTGTGATCCTCTCAATGAGGATGACTCACACATTGTGGCATTGCGCTTGGAGAACAACTACATTGATCCCCGGAAAGTCTCACCGACTGCGTTCTCCTGTGTGCGTTCATACTCCAGTGTGGTATTGAAACCTCAGAAAACTAAGTGA
- the ecm2 gene encoding extracellular matrix protein 2 isoform X2 encodes MRQLCVIVSLWLLVLLSLAQSQDQDRLAGVTRGRRRRTGHGRPREGHPSQALTRTGSLPLNHGEEGGTSIFIESYRSVRDPQTNYNVIPGKQGQCVYQGITMFNKAVWSPKPCITCMCSGGEVVCDEVSCPTMHCHFPFIPTGECCPVCMDAVPNDPSDPSPDPAAPHTQAEINVILKREEEEHRAEEERLLKKDAERKRRRKKLKKEEAEKQRRLEEERRKEEDELRATLAKEEARRQAEEERRLEEEDRRLREEAEAAAKEKERQVEEERIRHKLNLMEKLRALEEEEEEEEEEVWLRGDVFQMPPKVAEESIQPIPAPPEEHHGDVEEEEEEGQEEEIETMSPRAGLPPGCDISDVIVTCENAKLTGFPPLSIPELKSLSLEGNAITSIPVGAFNGIPNLEWINLGKNKLTSAGIAPKVFQSLKHLSRLYLDGNLLQQVPSDLPSTLQELKINENKLREIEPNSFQDLSNLLTLEVEENVLSEGNVSPLAFAPLTQLSYLRMGRNHFRTIPQGLPPSLLELYLENNLIEEISDSVFNQTTNLNLISLGHNRLDESRIAPLAWINHKNLESIDLSHNRMYLVPSYLPRSLVHLVLVGNQIERIPGYVFAHMEPGIEYLYLSYNKLDGEGVEPESFFGAFGSMIELCLDHNQLTTVPTGINEMKSLHFLRLNSNNIRNFAEDAICDPLNEDDSHIVALRLENNYIDPRKVSPTAFSCVRSYSSVVLKPQKTK; translated from the exons ATGCGGCAGCTGTGTGTTATCGTCAGCCTGTGGTTGCTGGTGTTGCTGAGCCTAGCCCAGAGCCAGGACCAGGACCGGCTGGCGGGGGTTacccgggggaggaggaggcggacagGGCACGGGAGACCCAGGGAAGGGCACCCCTCTCAAGCCCTGACCCGCACAGGCAGCCTCCCTCTCAACCACGGAGAAGAGGGTGGTACGTCTATCTTCATAGAGTCTTACAGAAGTGTTAGGGACCCACAGACCAACTACAATGTCATTCCAG GAAAGCAGGGTCAGTGTGTGTACCAGGGCATCACCATGTTCAACAAGGCTGTGTGGTCCCCCAAGCCCTGTATCACCTGTATGTGCAGCGGTGGGGAGGTGGTCTGCGATGAGGTCTCCtgtcccacaatgcactgccaCTTCCCTTTCATCCCCACTGGAGAGTGTTGCCCCGTCTGTATGGACGCAG TGCCAAACGACCCCAGCGACCCCAGCCCGGACCCCGCGGCGCCCCACACCCAGGCCGAGATCAACGTCATCctcaagagagaggaggaggaacaccgGGCGGAAGAGGAGCGCCTGCTGAAGAAGGACGCCGAGCGCAAGAGGCGGAGGAAGAAGCTCAAGAAGGAAGAGGCGGAGAAACAGAGGCGGCTTGAAGAGGAGAGACGAAAGGAGGAAGATGAGCTGCGGGCGACGCTGGCGAAAGAGGAGGCGAGGaggcaggcggaggaggagaggaggctggaggaggaggaccggaGGCtgagggaagaggcagaggcCGCTgcgaaggagaaggagaggcaggtagaagaggagaggataagACATAAACTGAACCTGATGGAGAAGTTGAGAGCacttgaggaggaagaggaagaggaggaggaggaagtgtggCTGAGAGGAGATGTTTTCCAAATGCCTCCAAAGGTGGCAGAGGAGAGCATCCAACCaatccctgctccccctgagGAACATCATGGGGAtgttgaagaggaggaggaggagggccaagAAGAGGAGATAGAGACGATGTCACCAAGAGCCGGCCTTCCGCCCGGCTGTGACATTTCTGATGTCATCGTGACTTGTGAGAATGCCAAGCTGACCGGTTTCCCTCCTTTGTCCATCCCTGAGCTCAAATCACTCAGTCTGGAGG GTAACGCCATCACATCTATCCCTGTGGGGGCCTTTAATGGGATTCCTAACCTGGAGTGGATCAACCTTGGCAAGAATAAGCTGACATCTGCCGGCATTGCTCCAAAAGTATTTCAA AGCCTCAAACACTTGAGCCGCTTATACCTGGATGGAAACCTCCTGCAGCAGGTCCCTTCAGATCTGCCCTCCACACTGCAGGAGCTGAAGATCAACGAAAACAAGTTGAGAGAGATCGAACCAAATAGCTTTCAAG ATCTGAGCAACCTTTTAAcactggaggtggaggaaaatGTTCTCAGTGAGGGGAACGTGAGCCCCTTAGCCTTCGCCCCTCTTACACAGCTGTCCTACctgcggatgggaagaaaccaCTTCCGCACTATCCCACAAGGcctacccccctctctgctg GAACTTTATCTTGAAAACAACCTAATTGAAGAAATATCAGACTCTGTTTTCAACCAAACAACCAACCTCAATTTGATTTCCCTCGGACACAACAGACTTGATGAGTCCAGGATTGCACCGTTGGCTTGGATCAACCACAA GAACCTGGAATCAATTGACCTCTCCCATAACCGGATGTACCTGGTGCCTTCCTACCTGCCCAGATCCCTGGTCCACCTGGTGCTGGTGGGCAACCAGATTGAAAGGATCCCTGGCTACGTGTTTGCCCACATGGAACCTGGTATTGAGTACCTGTACTTATCGTACAACAAGCTGGACGGGGAGGGGGTTGAACCTGAGTCGTTCTTTGGTGCCTTTGGCTCTATGATCGAACTGTGTCTGGACCACAACCAGCTGACCACCGTTCCCACAGGGATCAATGAGATGAAGTCCCTCCACTTCCTCAGACTCAATAGCAACAACATCAG GAATTTTGCAGAGGATGCCATCTGTGATCCTCTCAATGAGGATGACTCACACATTGTGGCATTGCGCTTGGAGAACAACTACATTGATCCCCGGAAAGTCTCACCGACTGCGTTCTCCTGTGTGCGTTCATACTCCAGTGTGGTATTGAAACCTCAGAAAACTAAGTGA
- the aspn gene encoding asporin: MRTFVLLCLLALCHAKPYKPINIMDVLRDHDILMRDADDDDDDYDNDLFPSWDPPEPDCPFGCQCSRRVVQCSDLGLISVPDKIPVNTLMIDLQNNDITEIKEDDFKGMDKLYALYLVNNKISKVHPKAFRSMEKLQLLYLSYNLLTQIPPNLPQNILELRIHDNKINRVQKEAFKGMRSLHVLEMSANPLANKGIELGAFDSMSTLYIRIAEAKLTAVPKDLPSSLTELHLDYNNIAKVEVEDFLRYKNLMRLGLGFNQIKSVENGSLASIPNLREVHLDNNKLKKVPPGLSSLKYLQVVYLHVNSINSVGVNDFCPVRSRAKKNLYTGISLFANPVKYWDVQPATFRCVSGRRGVQLGNFRRK, encoded by the exons ATGAGGACATTTgtcctgctgtgtctgctggctCTGTGCCATGCCAAACCCTACAAGCCAATCAACATCATGGACGTCCTGAGAGACCATGATATCTTGATGCGAGACGCagatgacgatgatgacgatTATGATAATGACCTTTTCCCGTCCTGGGATCCCCCTGAGCCAGACTGCCCTTTCGGTTGTCAGTGTTCTCGACGGGTGGTTCAGTGCTCGGATCTGG GTCTAATATCAGTTCCAGACAAGATTCCAGTGAACACATTGATGATTGATCTTCAAAACAATGACATAACCGAAATTAAGGAAGATGACTTCAAAGGCATGGACAAGCTTTAT GCCCTCTACCTGGTCAATAACAAGATATCAAAGGTCCACCCCAAAGCCTTCCGCAGTATGGAGAAGCTGCAGCTGCTGTATCTGTCCTACAACCTGCTGACCCAGATCCCTCCCAACCTGCCCCAGAACATCCTGGAGTTACGCATCCACGACAACAAGATCAACAGGGTCCAGAAAGAGGCATTCAAGGGGATGAGATCACTGCATGTTCTTG AGATGAGTGCCAACCCACTTGCTAATAAAGGGATCGAGTTGGGGGCCTTTGATTCCATGTCTACCCTGTACATAAGGATTGCAGAGGCAAAACTAACAGCAGTGCCAAAAG ACTTGCCTTCCTCACTAACGGAGCTCCATCTGGACTACAACAATATTGCAAAAGTGGAAGTAGAGGACTTTCTCAGATACAAAAACCTGATGAG ATTGGGTTTGGGATTCAACCAAATCAAATCTGTGGAGAATGGAAGTTTAGCCAGCATACCAAACCTCAGGGAAGTACACCTGGACAACAACAAGCTGAAAAAGGTCCCACCAGGTTTAAGCTCACTCAAGTATCTCCAG GTGGTATACCTCCATGTCAACAGCATAAACAGTGTGGGGGTCAATGACTTCTGCCCTGTAAGGTCTAGGGCAAAGAAGAACCTCTACACAGGAATCAGCCTTTTTGCCAACCCTGTCAAATACTGGGATGTCCAGCCTGCTACATTCCGCTGTGTGTCCGGCCGAAGGGGCGTGCAGCTGGGCAACTTCAGGAGAAAGTGA
- the ogna gene encoding osteoglycin, paralog a has protein sequence MTILKWLFFTVIFVPWLASSSGKQFSRNSQLRQDSVITNQGNVLFNEEVKLQPRSKRETALSVDQDSSMLFQPADAPDDSAPPPAEEDASELPTCLLCVCLTGSVYCEEVVPDMTAVPTLPKETAYFYARYNKIKKITAKDFADTVTLRRIDLTGNMISDIEDGAFSKLAMLEELSLAENRLVKLPMLPSKLTSFNANFNQLGTKGVKATAFKKLTQLVNLFLADNILEAIPQIPESVRTIHLQNNNITIVSADSFCKGNDTYYIRSNLNEVRMDGNPVILAKYPNSFTCLKSLPIGKYH, from the exons ATGACCATATTGAAATGGCTGTTTTTCACTGTTATATTTGTGCCATGGCTTGCCTCTTCATCAGGAAAACAATTTTCCAGGAATTCACAACTAAGGCAGGACTCAGTTATTACCAATCAGGGGAATGTACTGTTCAATGAAGAAGTGAAATTGCAACCAAGGTCTAAG agagagacagccctcAGTGTGGACCAAGATTCCAGCATGCTTTTCCAGCCTGCCGACGCCCCAGatgactctgccccccccccagctgaggAGGATGCCTCTG AGCTTCCGACCTGccttctctgtgtgtgcctgACTGGCTCGGTGTACTGTGAAGAGGTTGTCCCAGATATGACCGCAGTGCCCACCTTGCCTAAGGAGACAGCCTACTTCTATGCTCGCTATAACAAGATCAAAAAGATCACTGCAAAAGATTTTGCAGACACTG TCACTCTGAGAAGAATCGACTTGACTGGAAACATGATATCCGATATTGAAGATGGAGCCTTTTCAAAACTGGCAATGCTCGAGGAGCTCTCATTGGCTGAGAACAGGCTTGTTAAACTTCCAATGCTTCCCTCCAAACTTACCTCCTTCAATGCCAATTTCAATCAACTTGGCACCAAAGGTGTCAAAGCAACTGCCTTTAAG AAACTCACCCAACTGGTCAATCTATTCCTTGCTGACAATATCCTAGAGGCAATCCCCCAGATCCCAGAGAGTGTGCGTACAATTCATCTGCAG AATAACAACATCACCATAGTTAGTGCTGACAGCTTCTGCAAGGGTAATGACACCTATTACATCAGATCCAACTTGAATGAAGTGAGAATGGATGGTAACCCAGTCATACTGGCCAAGTACCCAAACAGCTTCACCTGCCTAAAGTCACTGCCTATTGGAAAATACCATTGA